Genomic DNA from Anthonomus grandis grandis chromosome 2, icAntGran1.3, whole genome shotgun sequence:
CCTCCGTATTTCTTTAGCCAAGGAAAACTCCGCAAAGGGAATAAGTCTGTTCTGATTTCCCATCTTTGtaaagataattttgaatttgagaaaCACTAAAAAATCCACTTTCAGTCATTGATGGTGGTTGCTTACTACATAAAATTGTCTGGCCCAAATTAGTAACATTTGgcgatatacagggtgtccatttataaactgacatattttaactgcttaaaagtcgagaacgaaaaatgacaacaatgtgcggttttcacagaacttcatcaatatttttaaagttttttttgacagtattgccaaatttcaaaatttgcctgaaataggaggaaaaaaaatcatgattttcaaaggccgatttctcaaaaattttaaatgtaacaccctgtactttttaggTTCACATAAAAGCCtattaaatcccctttccgaaaatgtataaattgtcttaaattcattatttttttttacagagccaattttagtaaatgacacctttttgaaaatttttctacaataaatatatattaaataacatcctcggtatcaagtgacaacaataacaattgtagCTTGTCAAGGAGGCTGTGAGTTGCACAATTTATTTTGTGGGCTTCAACTGctgtcaaatctttttaacgtcattcgtTGGGCAGTCCCAATAATCTGATTTCTATgtgtatttttgcattttttacagattttgaaaggtttaaatatgtttaccacccgggaaaaggcacgtgttattatttagtgaatgcaaatcagttacgcagacgagaagaagatttaggctgaTTTCTGAAAGAGCTCCACCTTCACGCAATTCTATACTTCATTGGGTACGTCAATTTTCCCAGGAgggaacagttaaaagaaaagttagaacaaacctaaatgcacaagataatctgttggatgatattttgctgataaaagaagtgttgtccttaaacaataaccaactatctattaggaagatagctcaagcgacaaatatgtcaaaaagtaaagtacataagattctaaaaataattaagtttgaaccctacaaaattcaagccttccaaaaaatagaaaatcgcgcccttgaaaaaagatatttaatgtgcgaaacactactagatcttttttGAAATCagccggataccaatttaatgtctgatgaggcaacatttcatatcagtggtcgagtaaataagcataactgccgaatttggggagatgaaaatcctcgagtgtataacgaatttgaaagagattcaactaagctgaacgtttggtgtgcagtatcgaaatctaaaaattacgggccatttttttttcaagaagcaacagtgaatggaaacaattacaccgatatgttggaaaaaaaattttatcctcaacttcagcaggatggaattttagacacggtctacttccagcaagacggcgcaccaccacacttctccagggtcgcaagggattccttagatattacttttggaaacagatggatagagcgagcaggtccaatcgagtgggcaccttattctcccgatctaaccattccagatttttgtatatagggatatgtaaaagaccgttgctacagtccaaccccaagaaatttggatgaactgcgcaacaacatagtaaacgttttcaaccaaattacaATGCTAATgcgaatgctacaaaacgccttcggcaactgatttctccgtctacatttgtgttccgCGCAAAATGGGAgtcatattcagcagctaatttattagctataaattaaaattcatttcttcaattgtttgttgttaaaaatgttgtaatttaatacatagaataaatactttttatagacatggcaatagcggaaattatttaattatgatgatgctaaagcgatacatagtcaattaccagaaaatgttcatcaatcaccgaatatgtGTTCtagcaaaattttcaaaaaggtgtcatttactaaaattggctctgtaaaaaaaataatgaatttaagacaatttatacattttcggaaaggggatttaataggctttcatgtgaaattaaaaagtacagggtgttacatttaaaatttttttaaaatcggcctttgaaaatcatgaatttttttcctcctatttcagacaaattttgaaacttggcattaccgtcaaaaaaaactttaaaaaatattgataaagttttgtgaaaaccgcacattgttgtcatttttcgttctcgacttataagcagttaaaatgtgtcagtttataaatggacaccctgtatttaaaatctattgccattatgttattgaaaatttggTTTCAACTCTTGGTTATTTTTTGATGGTTATAGTGAAAAGTCCACCAAGGACGAGGAACATCGTAGACGTCAATCAAAAATTATGCCTAGGGTTGAGTTTCAGGAAAACACATCGCTGGTCTTCTCGCAAGCAGACTTGCTATCAAATTCTTTGAACAAAGAAAGGTTTATTTCTTGCCTAACCGAGAAGTTGAAAGAAAAGGGTATAAAAGTCACACATACGAAATCTGATTGTGACAGAGTTGTTGCCTTAACCGCAATAACAGAACGTCAATCGCAAGATGTAGTAGTCTTTGGTAATGATACagatttaattgtaattttaattacctTAGCAAATAAGTCTAACCACTAGCTATATGTTTGGACACCCAGCACGAGTAAAGCTCTtgataaatttctaaatatttttaaaattcaaactttgcTCTCAGAACAGATCCGTGAAAATCTTTTATTCATTCATGCATTTACAGGATGTAATACTACCTCGTATCCATGCATATAAAATGggcaaaaaaagaatatttgacgtattttaaaaaagttttaatgccTCTTATATGAATAAGGCTGTCCTAAGTGAAGTTGGacaaaaacttatattaaaattttttcccgTCCAAAACTGTGAAAATCTTAATCAGTCAAGACTTCATTGCTATAAACAAATCACCTCTACACAAGGTTTAGGATCTAATTTTGATTTGGCAAATCTTCTTCCCACAGAAGACTCCTGTAAACAACATGTATTTAGAGTGTATTTACAGTTACAAAGCTGGAGAGGAAACGAGTTGGACCCACTTGAGTGGGGGTAGTTTTCCAATGGCAATGAGCTTTTCCaaataacatacacaaaacccCCGGGGCCCGAACACGTAGTGGctacttttttttgcaaatgcaAAGATCTATGCACAGCAAACTGTATTTGTGCTTCGTATAATCGAAAATGCGgcattttaggtaaaaaatgcaatttagcTTGTATGAATGCACCCAGAATTGATTTGGATGAAGTGGAAATAGATGATGAAGTTTATGTAAAATGTAACCAAATAAGTCGTTATAACTTTTAACGATAAATagttatatattattgttagttGAAAGCTATTAAAAGctttgtttgtaattttttggcacaaaaaagaatatctaccaatatatttataatgttccttattattaagaataacaatgttttatttttatttttttttaatgtttatattccttttataagttaaaaccaaactgtttttgttataaacatatttttgtttttagtttatttgttacaaaatattttggtacaTAAATCAAACAAGAAGTAAAGTTACATCCTGCATAAGTTTTAAACTCTAACTCTTAAAGTACCTATCATAAATTTGGcgactgttttaaaattaaaacaaaaacgcaTAAAAGACTCcacatattttaactttttttggtaaAGAGTACGGGTGGCTAAAAGTTGAAGAAAagcgtttcgatttttttatttccttattttgGCAGAAATATGACCGATCAAAGTTTTATATTCTTGTCTTATTCtctagttaaaaataaagataatgttttttacttgacgaaaatttggtaataaataagaaagttacgcttttttaaaaatagcacCAGCCGCCATCTTTAATTTAACATGGCGGAAAAAGCAAGCCTCCAAGAaggtgtaacttttttttacaaagtactCCTGATGAGTACTAGAATCTGTAAAAAATCCAGTTTGCAAAAACTTCTCCTATTTTTGCTAACTGCCCTGGCGTATTAATGAAACCAGTCTATAGTCTGTTCATTGATTGCTTACATTTCCGATAGCCATGATTGATAGACTGACGGGCTAACAGTTATATTTAAATCTGGTATACtttttgtttagtttaattCTTTAGTATTAGAAATTACAATAGTTAGTCATTTATTGTGATTCTACGTGTTTCTTTCTTAGATTATTTCGCCATTTGTCATGTAATAAACTATTTTGTTCAGTGATCGTCTGTATTTTGGGTCGCCATATTTTACAGGCAAACGCGTTGTGGAAAAGTGGCGTTATGCACTAAAAACAGTCTCTTAATTTTAGGCCGCCACTTTTCcattctatttttatattcattctagaaattgtaaaaatttaactCGCATTTATTATAACATACCATACAATCATTCAAAtactcaatttttaaaaacaatcatCAGATTTCAACAATCGAGCTGCAAAagttaattatttcttttttacgaAATTAGTAGTTACAGGGAAAAAACGTGCAAagtcagtattttataaaaaataagataatacGTTTATGTGTTTCCTTtcaaagaatattttcatataagcAATTAATACCGGCAAAAAACGCACTGTGTCACTggatatttgcagtttttaaactATGCAGGGAAAAAACGTGCAATGTCATCGCGATACTAGATAAAAACGTGTTAAGTCAGGAAAAAACGTGTTGAGTtgagaaaattatattgtttttttaagctcGTAGGTCAGTCTGCCGATTATTTTAACTGAGTGAACATGGCGAGTGACACTAGTGGTGacgaattaaataaattaaaaaatatgtggactatctaaaaaacgtaaaataactGGTCGTATGTctgatgtttcaaaaaaaatacgctTACAGAGTCATGAAGTAGGGCCAGACTGTCATTGTAAGCGATTTCAGTGCtttgaaaaagttttacctAATGAACgggctaaaattattaaacattttaatgagtTAGGTTCTTGGGACGAACAAAGTGCCTATCTGTGTGGCCTTATTCTTCTAAGTCCTGTTTTCCAATGAAGAAATCGTCGCCCAGAAGAAGAAAGTCACTTCCGGCAGGCTAGTTACTTTTATAAGGTAAGAGTGCTACGTAATGAAGGAACAGTCGACATTCCAGTATGCCTTAAAGCATTTTGTTCACTTCATGGAATTACACGAAGAAGAGTTCAGACTATTCACACTTCACTTCTAGTCAAAGGAGTTGCTCCTAAGGACAACAGGGGGAAACAATCCTATAAACATCGTGCACTtaaagaagatataaaaaactgtgttatttcTCATATTCGTTCGTTTAAGGGTAGGTCTAGTCATTATAGCAAtaaaaagtcaaagaaaatttacttaCCTGAAGATTTGAACATTCGCAAAATGCACtcaatgtataaattaaaacatccagATAAATCTGTGTCTTACGAAACttacagaattttattttattttttcgacTAATTTTAATATCAGTTTTGGATATCCCCGCTCTGACACCTGTTCCAAGTCCGATGAATTCAATGCTAGATTAAAGTCGCTAAATTTAAGGCTTACCCAAAACATCACTTTGGAAATAAAAGAGTTCCTAAATCGCAAATTAAGAAAGCTTACATTAGAGAAAGaacttcataagaaaaaaacagaagccTTTTATGCTAGGAAGAGACAAGCTTGACTTCAAAGTAGGAAATCAATAGAGATAGAAGCGGTGGCCATGGACTACCAAAAAAACTTACCAGTCCCGAACATAACGACTAATGACGTCTATTATAAGCgtcaattatctttttattcttttaatatccATAGACTTTCGGATGCTGATTCAGTATTTTATACCTATTCAGAAGAAGTAGCTAAGAAGGGTTCTAATGAGGTATGTTCTTTTTTAGAAGATTATGTTACTCATCATCTTCCTAGTAgcgttaagattttttttgcgaCTCTTGTGGAggacaaaataagaactttaCAGTGTTTCGCTATTTGCACTACCTGGTCCACCAAAAAAAGAGGTTTCAAACTATCAAAGTTGTATTTCCGATTAGGGGCCACTCATTTATGGAGTGTGACAAAAATATGGGTATAATTAACTGCAAATCCAAGACCGAACTACCTTCAGACTGGGTTCGGGTTTTCAAGGAAGCTAGAGTTAAACCAACACCTTATAAAATAGAAGAAGTTAACGACAGCCTTATAAGAGACTGGAGTGCATTTTTGTCTTCTTTGTATGTAAAGAAGTGTCCGTTTTTGAGTCGACCAATAAGAGAGTTGGAAGTCACTGTGAATCATCCAAGAATGATTCTTCATCGTGAAACCTATAATGGATCTTGGACTACTTCCATCGTAACTAAACCAGTCTCCAAACTCATACGAGGCCCACCTTTATCTGAAAAGGAGTTTCACTATCCACCACGAGCTTATAATGGTAAGTTTGTTTTGTAATTCCTTTaaataatagtgtttttgttaataaaatatttttttaggtaaaattcctATTTCAAGAGAAAAATACAAAGATCTACAGCAACTGAAAAAATTTTGTGACGAGAGCACGTTTTCCTTTTACGACAATCTTCCTGTACTACCCGCAAAGAAAATCCCTAAAATGGACAGAAGAGAAAAGCCcgttaaaacaacaaaaaataagcgctaaacaccaatatagtaaatacggtaacatttaaaacaaagtgactttgcacgtttttttcctgtttttttttgtaataaaatttaaaaaagtaattgatattttttaatttcattacataatttaaaaagctaGTATACGGTATAATAATTGtttccaaaatcaaaattttaaaaaaattattaaaaaatttatagcgttttcaaatttaaaattttattttctcaaattcaATTAATAGTGACTTTGCACGTTTTTTCCCTGTGGTATTCAGTTGCATTCGTCGTTTGCACTTACAACGTTATATTTAAGTGTCATTATTCGTTATACTTTTccggttaattaaaaaaaaacgactttgtctcttcttctttttcatcCTTTGTTCTATCATAATGCAAAAACGGTTCAAATTACCTTTATATATCTTAAAGCAGTTCCTATAATGCCAATCGGCGCCCTCTTCAATCAAATGCTCGCACCTACTCAGATTACTGCGTATTAGATCCAGATCGTTGAAAAACAACCCGATCCGGATACAGTGAAAGACGTTATCCAGTTTGCAACCCAATGCCACCGTAAGCGCGTACGCTTTCCCGAGGGTTTTTATTGTCTCCTCCTTGTCTCCTATTTGACTTAAATAGTCCGCCTTGTTCAGAAGGGCCACTTTAGTGTCGATCGCTCCCAGATTGTTCGTCGCGTATTCGATTTCCGATTCGAGAGAGTCGAGTGCTTTCGTGTTGGATTCTGTCATGTCCTGTAATGAGAGACACGGTCAAAAGCCTTGATAAGGTCATGAAATccgtttttaatttatagtgATTAATGACTATGCTATTGATCGCCATTAATTTGTATATGTTGTATTGATTAAATATGTCTAGACTGATAAATTGATCCGCGACACTTTACCTTCATAAGTGATTTGTCCATATTCCAATTTAGTTGTTTACAAATTAGTTCATAATAAGGGGCCATTTGATTCTTCTTAACATGATCCATTagtttttgggtttttgatttATCAGCGGAAAACTCTGGCAGGGTCAGCAGGAACTTGAGCTGCGCAATCTCCAAGTCGGGATTTTTTATCATGTCGTCATCGATCGCGTTTTCGTCTACCTCCGTACAAATCACATCGTAAAAAATCGCGTCGTCACTTTCAGTTTCTAATATTGGTTCTTccatagtaaaaattaataatatattcttaTGTAAAATGACAATTATATGTTTTGTCCAGGTTATTTATTCTGCCAACAGGCTCAGTTTGATACTCACAGGGTAAGTTCAAATATCCCGCGTATAACCAGTCAGTTCATTAGTTGCCTGCACTTTCGGCCGCCATGTTGCATATGTTTTGCAACAGTCACACTTGCAACTTTAAATAGCAATTTATGACGGCGTAAGTAACTTTAATGACTTAACACCAGTAGCACCTGTGCTATAGTGCTTCTCTTTATTATAAAGTAGAATTAAGACGATAATTGATTGGAAATTTAAAGCATTAGTCTAAAGCAAAGTATCTTTCTCTTTCGAAAATTACATCAGTTTTTGAATGGAACCAGTCAGTTCATTAATGGTCTGCACTTCCGGCCGCTATGTTTGACAGTTGTACAATTTCTATTATATTTCTACTAAATCTGTTGATATGAATTGTGTGTGTTATGATTGTTAATTTAGAAAAGGGTAGTATTTAATCGAACAtcagtttttatactttttggcACGTTTAAAAACTGGGTGGagcaacaaaaatacttattgagcatctaataaagttaatattgtcaactgttttatactaatctggatagctatttaaataataaagcttctaaaaactgtttgaacttcatactttataatatgacaaaagctagtgagcataaaataaaacaaaaataggcatcacaaatatactttattgtcttctatttataaaacaaaaagaacaaaaaatgccatttttaaaacagtatttgaaccacaaaacaaaaaagagtgaacattaaacaaattattaataagacttcaataaattaaaaacatcactgAATTACCAAAGCAGGTTTGGATTTTGATGGATGTCCACgctttcttttttgtccaatatggatattttttgcctctacaggcggaactgtatattttaatctaattgctAGGCCCAGAAGATGTTTGCACATATACATCTTAAAAAACTGTGGACAATTGCAGCTGCCATTCATCCAATCATCTTTTTCTTTGGGAATTGTTACTCTCcaagtggaaaaaaaaaattctttgaattaatCAAAAGTTTCCCAAAGGTTTTCAGCCTGAACATACAATACTTGACCTCCTGGTACTAGCATCtaacacctttatttttttgtctaattttgcCCATTGATATGCTTTTGTCCAATCAGGAAGTTTAATAAGCGGAGTAATTGAAAAGGACTCCTCTGTAGTTTTGCAGGACCATTCGTTGACCATCTCCGATGCGATAACCAGAAAACGAGACAAAGGAAATCTTTCACGTAATGTATTGCTATCTTTTATGGTTCTATTAAACGATTCCAGTGCGTTGTTTCTGGCTGGTGATCCTGGGGCAGCACCTAGGTACCAATTGCGATTTTGAGTTAACCTCTCTTCTTTGaagtattgaataaaattagtttgggttTTCCATTTCCTCATAAAAAGCTCTGATGCGCTAGTAAAATGTTTAGGAGAAGTAACGGACTGTAAAGCATCAATCTCTTAATATATTCTTTCGGGCGTTTTTGTCTGAGAATGTTTGTTCAACCCtggtttgcatttttgtttttgcatgtGCCTAACACATTCTCACAATGGGTTCAGGACTAAAGACTTCTGTAAAAGCATTTTGGATGCTCTTTGCGGCATCACAAACTAATACCGACGGTTGTAGAGAATGTCCGTATACAAACGAAAcctgttcttttaaactattaaataacatgGTAAAATCTTCCTGACGCTCGTTTGTCGAAACTCCTAGACATATCGGgtgaaattttctatttatctGTAGTTCCTACAACTAATACCGGGAACCCTTGCCAAATCAACTTGTATGTCGCATCAGCATGGATAATATTTGCATGACGTTCTGCTAACCCCAGTAAATGTTTTGTAGACAATGCAAAGCGAAAGGACATTGGTTCATCCTCGAATAAGAAAGTACAAATACTTGGTGTATGTCCTCGGGAACTGCTGTATGATTTAATATCCATCGCTCCAGTTCTCCTAGACTTATAGTTGAGGAACCGTATTTAACACGTCTACGACTTGATAAATAATTGTTCAATTGTTTTATTGATGGTAATTTTACTCCCTTCATCTtactaagactttttaaaatagctttaggcttcaaatgtaaatcaaatagtttgtttatttctgtCTTAACTTCCTGACTTATTCCGTAATCAGAACGAATTCCAGTCGACTCGTGGTTATGGGCAGCCTCTACACGATAGAGCAAAACAGCATTTGATGTAGCttcaaacagtaaataaatttgtgcCGCACACTGAGGGCCACGACGTTTTACTTTGTTACAGCGATAAAACCTTTTCTTTCCTTCTTCAGTCatatgtgttattaaaatagacCAAGTATTTTCTGCACGAACAACTTCCTCCGCTTCTTTAACACATGCAAATTTTCTTACATAGAACCACTGCTTActctcaataataataataataatattctttatttagcacttggctAATACATTCAATTTGCTAAATTtagtagtataaaaaataagtaaaacctaTAGTAATACATAAACTGTACATCAAATAACGCTATTTCACATAAcgcatttaaataaatgttttttaacattcttattaaataaccttaaattaCTTACGTTCTTGATTTCTAATGGAAGAGAGTTAAAAGCTTGCAACCCTtcaaaaaacattgatttttgcaATAAAGTTGATCTAACTCTTGATATATGATAATCATTTCTTGaccttatattatattgttgaaagttggatcttttctctaaaaaatgttgcagaTATGATGGCATAAATCCAtgctctattttataaattaaaattaaatttgccttaagaatattttgcttcacaggaagccattttaatatttgaagcatcTGATTGATAGGTGTATATTTATTACCGTTAAGAATAATTCGcattactttattttgttgaaGTTGTAACTGATTTATATATTCCTGAGAGCATGATATAAGTAACGAGGAACAGTAATTAAAGTGCGGCAAAATAATTGTATTGTATACTAACATTTTAGTCCATTGAGACAAGCAATTAGAAATTCTCCTAAAAAACCCAACTTTCTTGGCaatctttttagaaatataatttacatgaccatgaaaatttaattgttgatCTAAGAGtactcccaaatattttatttcactgacaaattgaatttttgacttattaatttcaatatttaaaccttgatctaaaaatttttatacaatttgCTTTGGTACCTATTAGCAtacactttgtttttgattcgtttagttttaatttatttttacaaagccattgatacaaaatattcaattctgaatttaaaatatttgtagctTCCTTGTAATTTTTACCTGACACACAAATtactgtatcatctgcaaataaatttaCGAAAGAGTTTTGTAAAACAGTATAGATATCGTTTATATATATAACGAACAACAGCGGTCCAAGAACACTACCCTGTGGTACACCTACGatactttctattttatttgaaaacttttgtcctatagatactctattatacCTCTTATCCAGGTAATTTTTAATCCAGTCCAAAGCTCTATTACATACACCATaatataacagttttttaagaagaatattaCGGTCTAATGTCTTAAAAGCACGTTGATCCACAAATACACTAATAACTAATTTGTCTTCGTTAATGTCTTTTCGCCATGTCCCACACACATACTGAAGAGCAGATTCACAAGAGTGATTATTCCTAAACCCTGACTGTCCAATATATAACAGTTTATGTTGTTCAAAGTATTGTCTCAACTGCTGCCATACAATTGTctctataattttatcaatgACAGGCAATAAATTTATTGGTCGAAAATCTGCAGGAATCTTTGGAGTGGTTACCTTTGGTATTGGAATCATTACactagtttttaaatcacttggAATTATGCTAGTTGATAGGCATGAATTAACTAAATGCAATAAAGGGTATC
This window encodes:
- the LOC126733424 gene encoding 26S proteasome non-ATPase regulatory subunit 6-like, whose protein sequence is MEEPILETESDDAIFYDVICTEVDENAIDDDMIKNPDLEIAQLKFLLTLPEFSADKSKTQKLMDHVKKNQMAPYYELICKQLNWNMDKSLMKDMTESNTKALDSLESEIEYATNNLGAIDTKVALLNKADYLSQIGDKEETIKTLGKAYALTVALGCKLDNVFHCIRIGLFFNDLDLIRSNLSRCEHLIEEGADWHYRNCFKIYKGLYSLAIRDFTTACAVFTNAISTFVCTELISLDLFIKYTIISAMIDLNRMELKKKIITNPDVLQAIHYQPNLKNFIFSLHHCDYKTFFRALADVETELKHDMLLHAHYQYYVREMKVKAYDQLLSTYISLKISYMADQFGVSEEYLEEDVSRFIAAQKLNYKIDKVSGKILNVQANKRQEMFENVTKQGDLLLNRIHKLSRVINI